Proteins from a genomic interval of Pantoea deleyi:
- a CDS encoding aldo/keto reductase: MEKRTLGQDLDVSAIGYGAMGLSEFYGQTDDRQSLQLLNQLHTLGITFIDSADLYGRGHNEWLLGQFLAGLRPAERLNFSVATKCGIERPAEEAYARTINNQPDYLTRCCEASLKRLGVERIDLFYLHRISPATPIEESMQCLSRLVQAGKIARIGLCEASASTLARAHAVHPLTALQTEYSLWTRDIEEAILPMVKQLGIGLVPYSPLGRGFLTGKYRRHSDFAEGDFRKNNDRFRQENLDHNLRLLNAMTPLAEKYHATTGQIALAWLLAQYEKIVPIPGTKQLAYLTENAKAAELVLEADDIRLLNSLHQQVEIKGGRYSEEGMKGVNA; the protein is encoded by the coding sequence ATGGAAAAGCGAACGTTAGGTCAGGATCTGGATGTCAGCGCGATCGGCTATGGCGCAATGGGGCTGAGCGAATTTTATGGTCAGACCGATGACCGGCAGTCACTGCAGCTGCTGAACCAACTGCACACGCTGGGCATCACGTTTATCGACAGCGCCGATCTTTACGGTCGTGGCCACAATGAGTGGCTGCTCGGCCAGTTTCTGGCGGGCCTGCGCCCGGCTGAGCGGCTGAACTTCAGCGTCGCCACCAAATGCGGTATTGAACGCCCGGCAGAGGAGGCGTATGCCCGCACCATCAATAATCAGCCCGACTACCTCACCCGCTGCTGCGAGGCCTCCCTGAAACGGCTGGGTGTCGAACGTATCGATCTCTTCTATCTGCACCGCATCAGCCCGGCGACGCCGATTGAGGAGAGCATGCAGTGCCTCAGCCGTCTGGTGCAGGCGGGCAAAATCGCCCGCATCGGGCTGTGCGAAGCCTCCGCGTCGACGCTGGCACGCGCCCACGCCGTCCATCCGCTGACCGCTCTGCAGACCGAGTACTCGCTCTGGACGCGTGACATCGAAGAGGCGATCCTGCCGATGGTGAAGCAACTCGGGATCGGCCTGGTGCCCTACTCGCCGCTGGGCCGGGGTTTTCTCACCGGTAAATACCGCAGGCACAGCGATTTTGCCGAGGGCGACTTCCGCAAGAACAATGACCGCTTCCGTCAGGAAAATCTCGACCACAATCTGCGGCTGCTGAATGCGATGACCCCGCTGGCGGAAAAATATCACGCGACCACCGGACAGATCGCCCTCGCCTGGCTGCTGGCGCAGTATGAAAAGATTGTGCCGATTCCGGGCACCAAACAGCTGGCCTATCTTACCGAGAACGCGAAAGCCGCCGAACTGGTGCTGGAAGCGGATGATATCCGGTTGCTGAATAGTCTCCATCAGCAGGTAGAGATAAAAGGCGGTCGCTATTCGGAGGAAGGGATGAAAGGCGTCAACGCCTGA
- a CDS encoding LysR family transcriptional regulator, protein MSADAHLTGSHLPTIRQLQCFLAVAQELNFRRAAERLSMTQPPLTRQIQRLEDLLGQTLFDRNTHDVTLTLAGQALVAKAEAILCALSALKQAARPAASRVRIGLTRTLNVERIAPLGQLLAELHARDEIEMPSQTSPQLLQSLARQSLDLVITGEKGAETRETLRYVWLCREPLLAAIPAAHPASQQAQVSLAMLADLPLFWFTRSANPLFYDKCERYFSTLNLTLTRVREPDDSLLMLSHIARGKGFALLPQSKCTFHQSGLCYRPLTDAAAGSLAIDLYAAVRADEKRDAVLAALQHLSP, encoded by the coding sequence ATGTCTGCAGACGCGCACCTTACCGGCAGTCACCTGCCCACTATCCGGCAACTGCAGTGCTTTCTGGCCGTCGCGCAGGAGCTTAACTTTCGCCGGGCCGCAGAACGGCTCAGCATGACGCAGCCGCCGCTGACCCGGCAGATCCAGCGTCTGGAAGATCTGCTGGGCCAGACGCTGTTCGATCGCAATACGCATGATGTAACGCTGACCCTCGCGGGCCAGGCTCTGGTGGCGAAGGCTGAGGCAATTCTGTGTGCGCTGAGTGCGCTGAAGCAGGCTGCCCGGCCTGCCGCTTCCCGCGTGCGCATCGGGCTGACCCGGACGCTGAACGTCGAACGGATTGCACCACTCGGCCAGCTGCTGGCGGAGCTTCACGCCCGCGATGAGATTGAGATGCCCAGCCAGACCTCTCCCCAGCTGCTGCAGAGCCTGGCCCGACAGAGTCTGGATCTGGTGATCACCGGGGAAAAAGGCGCGGAAACGCGTGAGACGCTGCGCTACGTGTGGCTCTGCCGCGAGCCACTGCTGGCGGCGATCCCTGCCGCGCACCCGGCCAGCCAGCAGGCGCAGGTTTCGCTGGCGATGCTGGCCGATCTGCCGCTGTTCTGGTTTACGCGCAGCGCCAACCCGCTGTTTTATGACAAATGCGAGCGCTACTTTTCTACGCTGAACCTGACGCTGACGCGCGTGAGAGAGCCGGATGACTCCCTGCTGATGCTGTCGCACATTGCCCGTGGCAAAGGATTCGCCCTGTTGCCGCAGTCGAAGTGTACTTTTCATCAGTCGGGACTCTGTTACCGTCCGCTCACCGACGCCGCCGCCGGGTCGCTGGCGATTGATCTCTATGCCGCCGTGCGTGCCGATGAAAAGCGCGACGCGGTCCTCGCTGCCCTGCAGCATCTTTCTCCCTGA
- the cheY gene encoding chemotaxis response regulator CheY, which translates to MADKNMRFLVVDDFNTMRRIVRNLLKELGFNNVEEAEDGVDALGKLKAGGFDFVISDWNMPNMDGLQLLQTIRADAAMSSLPVLMVTAEAKKENIIAAAQAGASGYVVKPFTAATLEEKLGKIFEKLGM; encoded by the coding sequence ATGGCTGATAAAAACATGCGCTTTTTGGTAGTAGACGACTTCAATACGATGCGTCGTATTGTTCGTAACCTGCTGAAAGAGCTGGGCTTCAATAACGTAGAAGAAGCGGAAGATGGTGTGGATGCCCTCGGCAAACTGAAAGCGGGTGGTTTCGACTTCGTGATTTCCGACTGGAACATGCCAAACATGGATGGCCTGCAGCTGCTGCAGACCATTCGTGCCGACGCGGCGATGAGTTCACTGCCGGTGTTGATGGTCACAGCGGAAGCGAAGAAAGAGAACATTATCGCCGCCGCCCAGGCTGGCGCCAGCGGCTATGTCGTGAAACCCTTCACGGCGGCTACCCTGGAAGAGAAGCTGGGTAAAATTTTTGAAAAACTGGGCATGTAA
- the flhE gene encoding flagellar protein FlhE, giving the protein MRGLILALMLLPLAVQAGGGAWNASANGPPLANRGSWQRSQPLVPPADIAGEVSVISWRYELSRPAPSGLEVRLCGEQRCATLEGASGSTRGLAHLNARETLHMVFGFAGSGALPPGLRVVSSEVMVNYE; this is encoded by the coding sequence ATGCGTGGGCTGATCCTGGCTCTGATGCTGCTGCCTCTGGCGGTGCAGGCGGGCGGCGGTGCATGGAACGCCAGCGCCAACGGCCCGCCGCTGGCGAATCGCGGCAGCTGGCAGCGGTCGCAGCCGCTGGTTCCGCCTGCGGATATCGCGGGTGAAGTCAGCGTCATCAGCTGGCGTTATGAACTGAGCAGACCGGCCCCCTCCGGTCTGGAAGTGCGGCTGTGCGGTGAGCAGCGCTGCGCCACGCTGGAAGGCGCCAGCGGCAGCACGCGCGGTCTGGCTCACCTGAATGCCCGCGAAACCCTGCACATGGTGTTTGGCTTTGCCGGCAGCGGGGCGTTGCCGCCCGGATTGCGGGTGGTGAGCAGCGAAGTGATGGTGAATTACGAGTAG
- the flhB gene encoding flagellar biosynthesis protein FlhB — protein sequence MAEESDEDKTESPTAHRLEKAREEGQIPRSRELTSLLMLLAGIMILWIGGNMMAHRLAAMVATGLRFDHGMVRDDKIIVSHIGSLITQALMALLPLMGGLVLVAIAAPMLLGGIVFSGKSIKFDLKKLSPMAGFKRMFAAQAWTELFKGILKTILVGAVGWWYIWSHWPEMLRLISESPVTALIHGMEMIAVCCSLVMLGLIPMVGYDVFWQLYSHFKKLKMSMQEIRDEHKQQEGDPHVKGRIRQQMRAAARRRMMADVPKADVIVTNPTHYSVALQYNEKKMSAPKVIAKGAGEIALRIRELGAEHRIPVLEAPPLARALYRHTEIGQHIPGALYAAVAEVLAWVWQSRRWKREGGLIPAKPKNLPVPAEMDFAGESKNDG from the coding sequence GTGGCTGAAGAGAGCGACGAGGACAAAACAGAATCGCCCACGGCCCACCGACTTGAGAAAGCGCGTGAAGAGGGCCAGATTCCGCGTTCGCGCGAGCTGACATCCTTACTGATGCTGCTGGCGGGCATCATGATCCTGTGGATTGGCGGCAACATGATGGCGCACCGGCTGGCGGCGATGGTGGCCACCGGGCTGCGTTTCGACCACGGCATGGTCAGGGATGACAAGATTATCGTCAGCCACATCGGCAGCCTGATCACCCAGGCCCTGATGGCGCTGCTGCCGCTGATGGGCGGCCTGGTGCTGGTGGCGATCGCCGCCCCGATGCTGCTCGGCGGCATCGTGTTCAGCGGCAAATCGATCAAGTTCGACCTGAAAAAACTCAGCCCGATGGCGGGTTTCAAGCGGATGTTCGCCGCGCAGGCCTGGACTGAACTGTTTAAAGGCATCCTGAAAACGATCTTAGTGGGCGCGGTGGGCTGGTGGTACATCTGGAGCCACTGGCCGGAGATGCTGCGGCTGATCAGCGAATCGCCGGTCACCGCCCTGATCCACGGCATGGAGATGATCGCGGTCTGCTGTTCGCTGGTGATGCTGGGGCTGATCCCGATGGTGGGTTATGACGTCTTCTGGCAGCTCTACAGCCACTTTAAGAAACTGAAGATGTCGATGCAGGAGATCCGCGACGAGCACAAACAGCAGGAGGGTGACCCGCATGTGAAGGGGCGTATCCGCCAGCAGATGCGCGCCGCCGCCCGTCGCCGCATGATGGCCGATGTGCCGAAGGCCGACGTTATTGTAACGAACCCGACGCACTATTCGGTGGCCCTGCAGTACAACGAGAAGAAGATGAGTGCGCCGAAGGTCATTGCCAAAGGCGCGGGCGAAATCGCCCTGAGAATTCGTGAGCTGGGTGCCGAACACCGCATCCCGGTTCTGGAAGCACCGCCGCTGGCGCGTGCGTTGTACCGTCACACTGAGATTGGTCAGCACATTCCCGGCGCGCTCTATGCGGCCGTGGCTGAGGTGCTGGCATGGGTCTGGCAGTCGCGTCGCTGGAAGCGCGAAGGCGGCCTGATCCCAGCTAAACCTAAAAACCTGCCGGTTCCGGCAGAGATGGACTTTGCAGGAGAGAGCAAAAACGATGGCTAA
- the flhA gene encoding flagellar biosynthesis protein FlhA — MANNLAAKLRLPGNLKDMQWQVLAGPVLIMMILSMMVLPLPPFILDLLFTFNIALSIMVLLVAMFTQRTLEFAAFPTILLFSTLLRLALNVASTRIILMEGHTGAAAAGQVVEAFGHFLVGGNFAIGIVVFIILVIINFMVITKGAGRIAEVGARFVLDGMPGKQMAIDADLNAGLIGEDEAKRRRAEVTQEADFYGSMDGASKFVRGDAIAGIMIMVINVIGGLLVGVVQHGMDAGHAAETYTLLTIGDGLVAQIPALVISTAAGVIVTRVATDQDVGEQMVTQLFKDPRVLMLSAGVIGLLGLVPGMPNFVFLLFTAALLGLAWWLRGREMQPKKKPEAAGGITKMAETPATTEASWTDVQLEDTLGMEVGYRLIPMVDHQQNGELLGRIRSIRKKVAQDVGFLPPVVHIRDNMELPPARYRILMKGVEIGSGDAYPGRWMAINPGTAAGSLPGEATVDPAFGLAAVWIDSALKEQAQIQGFTVVEASTVVATHLNHLIGQYASELFGRQEAQQLLDRVTQEMPKLTEDLVPGVISLTTLHKVLQNLLVERVSIRDMRTIIETLAEHAPVQSDPQELTSVVRVALGRAITQQWFPGNDEVQVIGLDSTLERLLLQALQGGGGLEPGLADRLLSQAQAALQRQEMLGAPPVLLVNHPLRALLARFLRRNLPQLVVLSNLELSDNRQIRMTATIGGK; from the coding sequence ATGGCTAATAACCTGGCCGCAAAACTACGTTTACCGGGCAACCTGAAAGATATGCAGTGGCAGGTGCTGGCCGGGCCGGTGCTGATCATGATGATCCTGTCGATGATGGTTCTGCCATTGCCGCCGTTCATCCTCGATCTGCTGTTCACCTTTAACATCGCACTGTCGATCATGGTCCTGCTGGTGGCGATGTTCACCCAGCGAACCCTGGAGTTTGCGGCATTCCCGACCATTCTGCTCTTCTCAACCCTGCTGCGTCTTGCGCTGAACGTGGCCTCCACCCGTATCATCCTGATGGAAGGGCACACCGGCGCTGCGGCGGCCGGTCAGGTGGTTGAAGCCTTTGGCCACTTCCTGGTGGGCGGCAACTTCGCCATCGGTATCGTGGTGTTCATCATCCTGGTCATCATCAACTTCATGGTCATTACCAAGGGTGCCGGTCGTATCGCCGAAGTGGGCGCGCGCTTTGTGCTGGACGGGATGCCCGGTAAGCAGATGGCGATCGACGCCGACCTCAACGCCGGTCTGATCGGTGAAGATGAGGCCAAGCGCCGTCGTGCCGAAGTTACCCAGGAAGCGGACTTCTACGGCTCAATGGACGGTGCCAGTAAGTTCGTGCGCGGGGACGCCATCGCCGGGATCATGATCATGGTGATCAACGTCATCGGCGGCCTGCTGGTGGGTGTGGTTCAGCACGGGATGGATGCGGGACATGCCGCCGAGACCTATACGCTGCTGACCATCGGTGATGGCCTGGTCGCGCAGATCCCGGCGCTGGTTATCTCTACCGCGGCCGGTGTTATCGTAACGCGCGTCGCCACCGATCAGGATGTCGGCGAGCAGATGGTGACCCAGCTGTTTAAAGATCCGCGGGTTCTGATGCTCAGCGCCGGGGTGATTGGCCTGCTGGGCCTGGTGCCCGGCATGCCAAACTTCGTCTTCCTGCTGTTCACCGCCGCTCTGCTGGGCCTGGCCTGGTGGCTGCGTGGCCGCGAAATGCAGCCAAAGAAAAAACCGGAAGCGGCAGGCGGCATCACCAAAATGGCGGAGACGCCCGCCACGACGGAAGCCTCCTGGACCGATGTGCAGCTGGAAGATACGCTGGGCATGGAAGTCGGCTATCGCCTGATTCCGATGGTCGATCATCAGCAAAACGGCGAGCTGCTGGGCCGTATCCGCAGCATCCGTAAGAAAGTGGCGCAGGATGTCGGTTTCCTGCCGCCGGTAGTCCATATCCGCGACAACATGGAGCTGCCACCGGCACGCTATCGCATCCTGATGAAAGGGGTGGAGATTGGCAGCGGTGATGCCTATCCGGGTCGCTGGATGGCGATTAACCCTGGCACGGCGGCGGGCTCGCTGCCAGGTGAGGCCACAGTCGACCCAGCTTTTGGGCTGGCGGCGGTCTGGATCGATAGCGCGCTGAAAGAGCAGGCGCAGATTCAGGGCTTCACCGTGGTGGAGGCGAGTACCGTAGTCGCGACCCACCTTAACCATCTGATTGGTCAGTACGCCAGCGAGCTGTTTGGCCGTCAGGAAGCGCAGCAGCTGCTGGATCGGGTGACCCAGGAGATGCCGAAGCTGACCGAAGATCTGGTGCCTGGCGTGATCTCCCTGACCACGCTGCACAAGGTGCTGCAGAACCTGCTGGTGGAGCGGGTGTCGATTCGCGATATGCGCACCATTATCGAGACGCTGGCGGAACATGCGCCGGTGCAGAGCGATCCGCAGGAGCTGACCAGCGTCGTGCGTGTGGCGCTGGGCCGGGCGATTACGCAGCAGTGGTTCCCGGGCAATGACGAGGTGCAGGTTATCGGTCTGGATTCCACGCTGGAACGCCTGCTGCTTCAGGCATTGCAGGGCGGCGGCGGACTGGAGCCAGGCCTGGCCGATCGGCTGTTAAGCCAGGCTCAGGCGGCCCTGCAGCGTCAGGAGATGCTGGGCGCGCCGCCGGTTCTGCTGGTCAATCATCCACTGCGTGCGCTGCTGGCGCGCTTCCTGCGCCGCAACCTGCCTCAGCTGGTGGTGCTCTCCAATCTGGAACTGAGCGATAACCGCCAGATCCGCATGACGGCAACGATCGGAGGTAAATGA
- a CDS encoding protein-glutamate methylesterase/protein-glutamine glutaminase yields MSKITVMCVDDSALMRQLMTEIINSHPDMEMVATAPDPLVARDLIKQFNPQVLTLDVEMPRMDGLDFLEKLMRLRPMPVVMVSSLTGKGSEITLRALELGAVDFVTKPQLGIREGMLAYSQMIGDKIRAAARARVHNRAAMPVPASLKAGPLLSSEKLIAIGSSTGGTEAIRHVLQPLPATSPALLITQHMPPGFTRSFAERLNKLCQITVKEAEDGERILPGHAYIAPGAMHMELGRSGANYVVKLNEGPPVNRHKPSVDVLFKSVATNAGRNAVGVILTGMGNDGAAGMLEMHRAGAWTIAQNEASCVVFGMPREAIATGGVSEVVDLSNISQHMLAKISAGQALRI; encoded by the coding sequence ATGAGCAAAATCACCGTGATGTGCGTGGATGACTCTGCGCTGATGCGGCAGTTGATGACCGAAATCATCAACAGCCATCCGGATATGGAGATGGTCGCTACGGCACCCGATCCGCTGGTCGCCCGCGATTTGATCAAGCAGTTTAATCCGCAGGTGCTGACGCTGGATGTGGAAATGCCGCGCATGGATGGCCTCGATTTCCTGGAAAAACTGATGCGGTTACGGCCGATGCCCGTGGTGATGGTCTCCTCGCTGACCGGCAAAGGCTCTGAAATTACCCTGCGGGCACTGGAGCTGGGCGCGGTCGATTTCGTCACCAAGCCGCAGCTGGGGATCCGTGAAGGGATGCTGGCCTACAGCCAGATGATCGGCGACAAAATCCGCGCGGCTGCCCGTGCCCGTGTGCATAACCGTGCCGCGATGCCGGTGCCCGCGTCGCTGAAAGCGGGGCCGCTGCTGAGCAGTGAGAAGCTGATAGCGATCGGCTCCTCCACCGGCGGCACCGAGGCGATTCGCCATGTGCTGCAGCCGTTACCGGCGACCAGCCCGGCGCTGCTGATTACACAGCATATGCCGCCAGGCTTTACCCGCTCCTTTGCCGAGCGTCTGAACAAGCTCTGTCAGATCACGGTAAAAGAGGCGGAGGATGGCGAACGTATTCTGCCGGGCCACGCCTACATCGCGCCAGGCGCGATGCACATGGAGCTGGGCCGCAGCGGGGCCAACTATGTGGTGAAACTGAATGAAGGACCACCGGTTAACCGGCACAAACCCTCGGTGGATGTGCTGTTTAAATCGGTGGCGACAAACGCCGGCCGAAACGCGGTGGGGGTGATCCTCACCGGCATGGGCAACGACGGTGCCGCCGGGATGCTGGAAATGCACCGGGCGGGCGCCTGGACCATCGCCCAGAATGAAGCCAGTTGTGTGGTATTTGGCATGCCGCGTGAGGCGATTGCCACAGGCGGCGTGAGCGAAGTCGTGGATTTAAGCAACATCAGCCAGCACATGCTGGCGAAAATTAGCGCCGGACAGGCATTGCGTATTTAA
- a CDS encoding VOC family protein has protein sequence MKRSFPTELDDLKTDLERFEESLLNFAQRLGLRLNDLEIDHIAVRCHQETTAMRWQQGLQQIGHQFSAATINGRQICLFKLHDPLRIADREIDVVELPWPGEKRYRHEGWEHIEVVLRGDHQTLGVRAMALLSDEALTQPGISFKTSAPQGENERLPNPTLAVTDGQTTIKFHPWRLEEIVASEQG, from the coding sequence GTGAAGAGATCTTTTCCGACAGAATTGGATGATTTAAAGACAGATTTAGAACGTTTTGAAGAATCGTTGCTAAATTTTGCGCAGCGACTGGGTTTACGCCTTAACGATCTGGAAATCGACCACATTGCCGTGCGTTGTCACCAGGAGACCACCGCAATGCGCTGGCAGCAAGGCTTGCAGCAGATTGGTCATCAATTTTCAGCAGCCACGATCAACGGACGGCAGATTTGCCTGTTTAAGCTGCATGATCCACTGCGGATAGCCGATCGGGAGATCGATGTGGTGGAGCTGCCGTGGCCGGGCGAAAAACGGTATCGCCACGAGGGCTGGGAGCATATCGAGGTGGTGCTGCGCGGCGATCACCAGACGCTGGGAGTGCGCGCCATGGCGTTGCTGTCAGACGAGGCGCTGACGCAGCCGGGGATCTCGTTCAAAACCAGTGCCCCGCAGGGCGAGAATGAGCGCCTGCCCAATCCGACCCTGGCGGTAACGGACGGGCAGACGACCATCAAGTTTCATCCGTGGCGACTGGAAGAGATTGTCGCCAGCGAACAGGGCTAA
- the argS gene encoding arginine--tRNA ligase: MNIQALLSEKVSQAMVLAGAPADCEPQVRQSARVQFGDYQANGIMAVAKKLGQAPRQLAEAVIQHLDLTGIARKVEIAGPGFINIFLDHAWLAKHAREALTLPRLGVQLAEPQTIVVDYSAPNVAKEMHVGHVRSTIIGDAAVRTLEFLGHNVIRANHVGDWGTQFGMLIAFLEKQQNEDHAEMALADLEGFYREAKRTYDEDPEFAERARGYVVKLQGGDEYCRQMWKKLVDITMSQNQKIYDRMNVTLTRNDVMGESLYNDMLPGIVADLKQKGLAVESEGATVVFLDEFQNKEGEPMGVIIQKKDGGYLYTTTDIACAKYRYETLKADRVLYYIDSRQHQHLVQAWTIVRKAGYVPESVPLEHHAFGMMLGKDGRPFKTRSGGTIKLADLLDEAWQRAYTLVREKNPEMSEEEVKALAEVVGISAVKYADLSKSRTTDYIFDWDNMLAFEGNTAPYMQYAYTRVLSVFRKAGIDADSLDAEIVIGEEREAQLATRLLQFEEIIMQVARDGTPHVMCAYLYDLAGLFSGFYEHCPILSAESEAIRLSRLQLAALTAKTLKQGLDTLGIDTVERM; this comes from the coding sequence GTGAATATTCAGGCACTTCTTTCCGAAAAAGTCAGTCAGGCAATGGTTTTAGCCGGCGCACCCGCCGATTGCGAACCACAGGTTCGTCAGTCCGCACGGGTTCAGTTTGGAGACTATCAGGCTAACGGCATCATGGCCGTGGCGAAAAAGCTGGGACAGGCTCCGCGACAGTTAGCGGAAGCGGTGATTCAGCACCTCGATCTGACCGGTATCGCCCGTAAAGTTGAAATTGCCGGCCCGGGCTTCATCAATATCTTCCTTGACCACGCCTGGCTGGCAAAACATGCCCGCGAAGCGCTGACCCTGCCGCGTCTGGGCGTGCAGCTGGCTGAACCGCAGACCATTGTGGTGGATTACTCTGCGCCAAACGTGGCGAAAGAGATGCACGTCGGCCACGTCCGCTCCACCATCATCGGTGATGCGGCGGTGCGTACCCTGGAGTTCCTCGGTCACAACGTGATCCGCGCCAATCACGTCGGCGACTGGGGCACGCAGTTCGGTATGCTGATTGCGTTCCTGGAAAAGCAGCAGAATGAAGATCACGCCGAGATGGCCCTCGCCGATCTCGAAGGCTTCTACCGTGAAGCTAAACGGACCTATGACGAAGATCCCGAGTTTGCCGAGCGCGCACGCGGTTACGTGGTGAAACTGCAGGGTGGTGATGAATACTGCCGTCAGATGTGGAAGAAGCTGGTCGACATCACCATGAGTCAGAACCAGAAGATCTACGATCGGATGAACGTCACGCTGACGCGCAACGATGTGATGGGGGAAAGCCTTTACAACGATATGCTGCCTGGCATCGTTGCCGATCTGAAGCAGAAAGGCCTGGCGGTCGAGAGTGAAGGCGCTACCGTGGTGTTCCTGGATGAGTTCCAGAACAAAGAAGGTGAGCCGATGGGCGTCATCATCCAGAAAAAGGATGGCGGCTACCTCTACACCACCACAGATATCGCCTGTGCGAAATACCGTTATGAAACCCTGAAAGCCGACCGCGTGCTTTACTACATCGACTCCCGTCAGCATCAGCATCTGGTGCAGGCCTGGACCATCGTCCGCAAAGCGGGCTACGTGCCGGAATCGGTGCCGCTGGAGCACCACGCGTTTGGCATGATGCTGGGCAAAGATGGCCGCCCATTCAAGACCCGCAGCGGCGGCACCATCAAGCTCGCCGATCTGCTGGATGAAGCCTGGCAGCGCGCTTACACGCTGGTGCGTGAGAAGAACCCGGAGATGAGCGAAGAAGAAGTGAAAGCGCTGGCCGAAGTGGTCGGGATCAGTGCGGTGAAATATGCCGACCTCTCCAAGAGCCGCACCACCGACTACATCTTCGACTGGGACAACATGCTGGCCTTCGAAGGCAACACGGCACCTTACATGCAGTACGCCTACACCCGCGTCCTCTCTGTGTTCCGCAAGGCGGGCATCGACGCCGATTCGCTGGATGCGGAGATCGTGATTGGCGAAGAGCGTGAAGCGCAGCTTGCTACCCGTCTGCTTCAGTTTGAAGAGATCATCATGCAGGTGGCACGCGACGGTACACCGCACGTCATGTGTGCCTACCTCTACGATCTGGCCGGGCTGTTCTCGGGCTTCTATGAGCACTGCCCGATCCTCAGCGCCGAATCCGAGGCCATCCGTCTGAGCCGACTGCAGCTGGCCGCGCTGACCGCGAAAACGTTGAAGCAGGGACTGGATACGCTGGGCATCGACACCGTCGAGCGCATGTAA
- the cheZ gene encoding protein phosphatase CheZ yields MSDLPKPTMDASAHDIITRIGSLTRMLRDSLRELGLDKAIADAAEAIPDARDRLDYVVQMTAQAADRALNCVEAAQPHQDKMEAGATQLKQRWDEWFENPIELSDARELVTDTRAFLTDVPEHTSFTNKQLLAIMMAQDFQDLTGQVIKRMMDVIQEIERQLLMVLLENMPEVSAEKRQEGTSLLNGPQIHADAPGVVANQDQVDDLLDSLGF; encoded by the coding sequence ATGAGCGACCTTCCGAAACCAACTATGGATGCCTCGGCACACGACATCATTACCCGCATTGGCTCTCTGACGCGCATGCTGCGCGACAGTCTGCGCGAGCTGGGACTGGATAAAGCCATTGCCGATGCGGCTGAGGCCATTCCTGATGCCCGCGATCGTCTGGACTATGTGGTGCAGATGACCGCCCAGGCCGCCGATCGTGCGCTGAACTGTGTTGAAGCAGCACAACCTCATCAGGATAAAATGGAAGCCGGGGCAACCCAGCTGAAACAACGCTGGGATGAGTGGTTTGAGAACCCGATCGAGCTGAGCGATGCGCGGGAGTTGGTGACGGATACGCGCGCATTCCTCACCGACGTTCCCGAGCATACCTCGTTTACCAACAAGCAGCTGCTTGCCATCATGATGGCGCAGGATTTCCAGGACCTGACCGGTCAGGTTATCAAGCGCATGATGGATGTGATCCAGGAAATCGAGCGCCAGCTGTTGATGGTGCTGCTGGAGAACATGCCAGAAGTCAGCGCTGAGAAGCGTCAGGAGGGCACCAGCCTGCTGAACGGTCCGCAGATCCACGCCGATGCACCGGGCGTGGTTGCGAACCAGGATCAGGTTGATGACCTGCTGGACAGCTTAGGATTTTAA